The genomic window atttatcgataaattaatatgtactaatttataaagagattttcctaatttagtaacttttaaaaaatttctataagatttttttcattatagaaaacaagaatcaattacaagtaaaaataataatatcatgctaagaaaacaacaccaaaagttCTTGATACAGTAAAATACTAGaactaaatttcaaataagaataaatataaatttaagcaaaaaaatattagaaatatatttcaaagaaatttcttacatataatatatatatataacaattatatatatatataattgatacatttatacaacaattattaatttatgatattgatgtgaccatatatttacatagaactttcaaaataattattatcttattaatttatcgatttgtgtcACTTTGTACACGGGTCCCAACTCAGAACCGaaagaattttattaatttatagagattattaatttatcgagtattaatttgtaaaggttttactgtatttgttattgatattaaaatctaatgttAAATAACACCTCATTctatctatactattaattgggaaTCATTGAAAATTAACAACCTTATGAAGGGTAAAATATTACATTGAATGCCATTgattgttagtgtttttaaataaattcattaaGGATACAATAGTAATCACaaaattaatagatttaaatataaaaaatggtaATATTCTTTTAAGCAATTATTAGTTTCCCAAAATTAAActcactttctctttcctATTAATTACGGacgaaaaattaaaatttatttcttaaaattttttaatcaataaaaattgaaaaactaagatttgatatcaaattatactactatattattaaactaacatTTTAGAagttcatttttatttttaagttttttaaaatcataacaCTTGCTTGATAccatgaataaaaaaatcatactttgtgatagataaataaattcaattttagaattttgggtTAAGTACTTTGAAATATAAAacgaaaatttatttcaaaatttctaaaaacgAGATTAGATGTTACAAAGATTTATATTTACTatgaattaaacaaaaataattaatttaaagtaATTATCATTATGCCGTACATTTAGAAATATCTTAACAATAAATTATACATactaatttcaaaatattttgggttttactttttctttttttcaaccagatctttttaaaaataaatccataatatattattgaaaaattttttgaaataatgtaaactaattatacatttttcattcaaaacaaattatccaGCAACAATAAATTGCTTTTATAGgtgtatttcaaaattttaattatattccaaaaatccaattaattatgattaaacaagagaaagaagaatattgaAAATGTAGCTAAGGATATAAACATTATTACATTtgttcaaatataatttttttcaaaattatttgttataatgctattcatatttttgaatttgaagaaggaaaaaaaatcaagaaaagatatttgtgtgttttaatttataatatatttgtaaactttaacATCCTATATATTAATCCCCAAAACTCAGTCATATATACATTGGTTTTTAAAGGTAAGCAAATAAGAATTTTGGAACGTACTTTTAAtggaacaaaatgaaaataggaATTATGAGACACAAACGACATGAAAAGAAACGGAAgtactatataaaataatttgaaaccaaactgaacatcaaattaaatatctaaCTGGTATGAGTTTGAGTTATGAgtactatataaaataaatttgtttacacACATAACTCTGTATGTACGTATTTTGTGACACAAATTCTATTTGTGATAGTTACGGGTTggtagtatttttatttcacatATACGGACGGGTTATGGGACGAAGAATTTGTGATAGATACATCACAGGTTTTCCATTCCAAGAAATAtaagttttaatttctaaactaatcaaaacattataacagTTTGATTACTGGTGTAAAATAGgatataaatttggttttagtttggGTTCTTTCTCCGTATGAGTCTGGatcttaaaatataactatacaCGAACACAATTGAATTTCGATTATTActcttaattttataatatctATACTATTACAAAGTTtacttataacaaaatattatatatttttaaaatttattaaaaaaattatattttgtacGTATATGCGAATTCAGATATCTAATACATTgtactataatatatatcacaaaataagaaaataatttacattgaattgaaaatataaaatcccGCACATACGTGCGGGTCAGGATCTAGTTACTATTGTTTTCAGAAAACATTACTTAATTGGGTTAATCTTATATCTCAACATTTacaatcaaattattaaaattctaCCTCACACAAGTCATGGGTTAGAAGAACCTACTAGTTCATattctcaaaagaaaaagtatccTTTCCAGAAAAAGAATGACAAAGATTAAAACACGGAGAGCAATTAACGATTGCAGACCAAatagaaattgaaagaaaaatatattttatagaaacttTGCTAGTCTCTAGCGACCTTAAATCAATCCACAGTTTTCTCTTATATTCATCTAAATTTAGACCACTTAGAAATCTTTATAAACCAATTCTCCctcaaacaaaacttaaaaaaaaaaaaaaaaaaatatataaacataaaaaatattaaacaaaaagaacaaaaaaaatggcaaaaCTTTCATTAGCATTAGGTCTATTGCTACTATTAGCATTAAGTGAGGTCTACGAAGTGCAAGGGTCGTTCTTATTGAGGCATTACATGAGGAAATTTCCCAGAAGGTCCAGAGACTTTCGGCCATTCGCTTGCAGAGGTATGTTGAAGTTCGTGGACGTTTTGGAGCTTAAGTGTCCATTAAAGCCACAATACAAGAGCTTCTTCGGAAACCTAAGGTCTTACATGAACTTCATAAACTCGGCATCCGGGTCGAAAAACTTTGATGCCGAGCTAAAAGGGAAAGCCCAGGGCCTCTTCTCAGCTATGTCTGCAATGAGTGGCAAAGGCGCCGCATCGGTAAAGTTCATTTAGAtcttaaaatgtatttaagTAAAGATCATCGTGGTTTGATAATGCttgatttatttcattttatttggtaaCCAGGCTGATTCTAGCAAGGTTATGGATACATTGCTGTCAATGGGAAAGACATTGGGCACCCAACAGCAGAGCGGTTCATCGGTAATGTCGCTTGGACAAAGGAAAGAGATGATCATGTCTATGGCGAAGTGGGCACAAACGATTGGTCAATTTGTTGTGAGTGCTGCAGCAAAGAGcggaaacaaaattgatatctCATCTTTAGGAATTGATGGCATTGATGCTAGTGCTGCCGGAGCTGGAGATTCTACTGCCAGTGGTGGAGTTTCTGCCACCGGAACTGGAAGTTATGGCGCGGGAGCTGGAGGTTCTAGCGCTTCTGGCTCAGATACCGCAGCTGGAGGCACTACCGCAACTGGAGGCACTACCGCAGCTGGAGGCTCTACGGCCGCTGGAGGCACTACTGCTAGTGGTGCTGGTACCGCAGGCTATGGTGCCACAGCTGGAGGCGCTACCGCTAGTGGCGCTGGTACTGCAGCTGGAGGCACTACCGCTAGTGACGCTGGTACCGCAGCTGGAACTACCGCTAGTGGCGCTGGTACCGCAGCTGGAGGCACAACCGCAGCTGGGGCTGGTGCCGCAGCTGGGGCTGGTGCCGCAGCTGGGGCTGGTGCCGCAGCTGGAGGCACTACCGCCGCTGGCGGTGTAAGTGGAAGCTATGGCAGTAGTGGAGGAAGTGCTTCGAACACCAATGGTGGAACTAGTAGTTGCGGCACAAGTGCGTGTTCTAATGGTGGTGGAGCCTCCTTTAAAGGTGCTATGAACTTTCAAGGAAAGGCATCCTCTCAGTCTCAACAAGCTGCATCATCCCAAACCTCTAATGGCTCCAGTTAGATAAGGGCCGACctagcatatatataaacgtacgtattaatattatttaaataagaaGATGGCCCTGCTAACATATTAAAGCAGCGAGCTGTAGAATGTTTTGGCTTTATGTATCTAAGCCTTTTTCTATAATATGAGAATATTTTGTGTTAACACAAGATATTGgtaatttagttttgatcaAACGGGTTCACGTACTTTTTCTTGACTGTTGTCTTGTGATTTACATCTCTGCATAAAAGTGGTCTACGCAGCCCCAGCCCAACAATAATTAGAGCTTTAGGgcaaaccaaattttttggaCACTTACTatatctttttcatattttaaagtaaatttgtacatacaaaaattgtttagttTCTTACTAACCTTTTTTGTAAAAAGGTCCtaaatgttaagaaaaatgGAGTTATAgtctaaatgttttttttataacaaaataggctttaaaacataagaaaagtCTTAAAAAGTATGATGAATCTGTAGTCCTGGAATCTTTTGGCTGCTGCCTTTTTGTCGTACCCATTTGGGCTGGACCGGGTTCTATGTTCTTATGGTATTTCCCTCTTCATCAACGCTACTAAAGAACTTTACTCTAattgaacaaaatgatttaGTAGTCAAACCCAATCTTATGTCCATTTTTGGGTGCATTAGCAAGATAAGATTAATATACCACGCGTTgttagctcaattggtaaagaccCTAGGCGAAGTTTAGAGGTCGCCGGTTCGAATGACGCTTGgaacgaaactaatattacatgctgTGGTTTCGGGCCTAGGAGGATTACGGGCTTCGGCCCAGAACCTCCtggtattcaaaaaaaaaaaaaaagactaatatATACGGATGTATATGACATTGAGAACATAAATCTTTGGAAGTTGCCTCTTGTGGTAACTCTCTTccaaaaaatttgtataagaTCAATCAAAtaactattttcattttagtgaaaaatctaaatcttattcttatttttattcattgcACAATAAAGCTTAATGAACTATTTTGTTTCGAGATTAATCACACTAAATCAATGTTTCTTGgaaaatatgatatatttttggtgAATCATATAAAAAGCCCAACAAAGCTCAAATATGCTTTAAAGAGTAGGGGGTTTACAATGATTTTTCTAGCCCAATAATAAAAGCaatcaaattacaaaactaaCATCCAAAAGTTAGATTAAAAAGGAGCTAAAAACTAAACCCAGcctttaacaaagaaaaaaagaaaaaaaaaagagctaaATATATACTCTGAAAACATGAATACATGATACGTTGATTAAGTTTGACACATGTGTTATCTACGAGCTGCCAATCGATTCTCATCTTGAAATCATTATGAGTTTAATAATTTCTGATATAACGATCacgaaaataatatatatacattttgcTTCTCAGCAAAACTTTATCGTCTTCATCAATTGTTATTATCAAATCCTTAGATAATACATAggtaaattaaattttaaaaatatttgcattCCATCTCTAAGAGGATCTCGTATCGAGCCATGGGTCACATGCATAATCAGGTGATTGATATAAGCTATTTCTATGAAGACTGTTGAATTTTAAGTCCCAAACTGCCCGGATTGGGTTTGGATCCAACAAATAGCTGAGTTATGGTGGCCGAGTTAGTTATATTTACTAATTATTATCGCGAGGTaatataatttacttttataaGAGAATACatttaaactaatttaatatatatctaaaaataattttatagtgCTGAATTCATTTTGTCATCGTCTCATTGagtattttatgtttttattatcttattatataaagtatggttttcaaagttactaactcatacGATTGTGCCACATGTCAAGTCAAATgatcagatgtttacatgtgtcattcaaaatttaattttttattctcttaaaaaatagaaaatcttaaaaagtaaacaaatttatatatactaattcatTTACTAACTCATACGATCATGCCACgtgtcaagtcaaacgatcaGATGTGTACatgtcattcaaaatttaactttttattctcttaaaaaaatagaaaattttaaaaagtaaacaaatttacatatactaatttatatgtctatatatttataaacaattaacatttattcaacaaaaagaaaattatcaaatttgtttttatatgtgttATTGGTCATTTAAATGTACcacatattattttcttaaaaactgATTTAGTATGGATAacaatactaattaaaaagaccattgaagtttaaaatagtaatataattttctaaacattattttagttggataaaattatatttgtcaatgtaatacaatgtttttattcgtcaaatcaaaacacaaaatattaatgaacttataagaataaaattttgaatacttatgttttattctAAGAATTTTAACTCATCGTATGATGGAGCGTCTTGCATCTTTTGATGTGATACTatatctatgttttattttaagaattttcactcatgtaatcataagtgaaaatagaacattttgagaaaaaatagcttagcttataggatttaacttttcaattatttttaatgagaatattttcatttattaattttacctcatttgatattaatttgcatgatgtaaGATTAACTTACGAGATTACcgcatatataaaaaatatattttcaacaatgtttggttttaaatatttttgtggatttctttttttttagttaattattaGCGTTTTGGTATTCGAGTCAGGTTCGGATCGGctattttgggtttgggtttagaagtTTAGGACCCGTTTgggtaatttaagatttcagGTCGGGTTAGGGttcgagtttatttatatattaaaatatcaaattttgtgtgcaaatctattaaattacttgaaatttttaaaatatttccaaaacaacacgagtagttttgcttgaatatatctaaaaataaataaaaataattaaaatatccgaaaaaatcctaatattttctgtatacaagtataaatataactaatatatacttatatttgagatatgtttggataCCTATTCAGGTTCGGgttttttaggttttgaagtttagaaCCGCTCGggtctttgaaaattttgggttcgggttcgggtcgGTTCTTAGGGTTGGAGTATTATGCCTAGGcctattaattatgttttgttaatttttaattatttttaatactaactaggatatagatttgatatgtcataaatattattttgatatgaaaatgttataaCTCAATATGAAGTGTGTAGAATTTAAATcgagtttattatgatgacatagatagttaaactgtattacaaaattgaatttgtaatatataaatttattttttctttttcttttctagatattaaattaaatatagaatgATGATCGCTTACtttttagaattcaaatatcattcaTAAGATTGAGTttgtataattaaaatagaatgGATAAgactgaaattttgtttaaatcaataattattaaattaaatattaagaaaaatatattgattattatACCAAATTCTATCGataaaacttgatttttgtATCTTAGACCTGCCTAAATAggcgggccttatctagtttaatataatataagagTCGTGATATTActaatttatgaaattttatttgagaTTAGTACGTTCCcgaattttatttgaatttgataaataCGTTCCAGTTTTTTATGATTGATGAGAAATGACGACGGCAACGAAATTGGAAAGAATCTGAATAAACTATAACAGctaaatctatataataatttaataaacttCACTTCAACTTGTCAAACTCTACTTATATATCTAAATACAAAAgtcaaattatttgatttaaaaagaGTGAGGCTGCGAGCTAACAACCATTAGAGAATATCATAAAATTCAGTATATTAAAATGGCTAAGGGGATTAAGATaagtttcatatataaaacaagGTTTAGTGGAGGCCATCTAATTCTTGTCTCGAAACAGCAACACAAAATAAGACACATGACCAGCATTACCATGAAGCCACTTAGTAAcccacttctctctctcttttatttcctCCAGATTAGCCATTTTTGGGACACATTTGCATACTACTTAAATATAATCACTTTCTTAcactttactttttttttgtagaaagtAAGGAAacgatttaatttttattaacataCTTTATAATTTGTGTCATTGGTCAACACATTAAAAATAGGGATAATACtacaattttattaaacatcTGCATCAAAAAACTAAAACgatactaattttaaaatttaaaacgcTAAATCAATTGAAACAAAAGTACTATTTATACTAGCCGTGAAAGTTATTTTCCCAATTAATTGATCAAATAGTAATGTCTTtacttttgacaaaaaaataaaaaatagtaatgtCTTTACATGAATAGACTTCATgttacaatcttttttttcttggaacaACTAGTTCATGTAACAAtctatattattgtttttgtcatgTCACAATCAAGATTCAAATTCATAActattgatattttatttcaaaacaaaaaccgatTTCTTACataaaactttctttttttataacagCGAAGTTCGGACCTAGATTCTTGTAAACATAGATTCGAAGTCAACATTTACTCCCAAGAGAAATTGAGGTAGAGGCACAATAGAATAACCTTCTACCACAATGGAAACCAATATCATTTGCTAATCACTACATTATCGTACTCTAAgaatttctttataaaaattagaggtttgaatttataatatgattaattttgccccaaaaaaagaaatttataacACGATTTTCCTTgtaaaatatgattatgtAGTGCTATAATaccactttttctttttttttgaaagaaaagaagattttgcATTTTGATATTAGAGTTAAATTTTGATCTTATGATCTGTGGGTTACGGAGCCTATGCTTTAGCTGCGCCACTCTGATATATTTCTATCATAGCACTTCAATGCGATATATCTTTGAAGGTGAATGCATACATGATTAAAAAAGGACGTGAAACAATATTtgtacagttttttttttcactgaaCTACTTACTTATATtcatatttcatatatatataacttataatCAAAAAAGCATTTATACAACTTTTTCGCATTAGGAGTATGTTCACATCACGTTAATTAGTCAAactatacatttttaataacaGATGCTAAAATTGAGGGGGagaaacttatttatttataatttgttgtCGTTTTCGTATACCAGCATAAATATTGTTGGAGATTATAGCACATATAAATATAAGCATTAATCCTGAAATTGAGGCTAAGATTTGTATTTACATATATGGTTGATAgcaatttgattaaaattttatctgACCCATCACCAAATTAGTGGACattgattttgcttttaaaagTACTAAGctttactatttttctttgctaCTTAGTTCGTGGCTTTGTGCTGTATAGTTTGTATGTTCACTGAATCCAAATCATGCGCAAATTATTACCATATAATTGTACTAATCACTAGGATTGAGATTAGTTGTGTTATTTTGCATCAAGGTTATGTGAAAATCCGGAAATTTACTAAGACAGCGAATTACTAACAaactccaaaataaaatatgggagtgtataaaaagaagtaaaaaaacagataGGAGTGTAAACtacttatattaaaaatagttaaaaactAAACTGCAACCTTAAAAGTATAagtatttgattaaaattttatctgACCCATCACCAAAAATTGATATAAacttatattataattaagttAATTATTAGTtgtcaaaccaaaaaacaaaacatcaaaaacaaaaaaaaagcaagataaaaaaaaacgattacaaacaaaaatccagGTAAATACCATTCCTACAAAATTAACCCAGTATTAATGATTTCGTTGTAATCACAACCTAAATAATTGTGTTGATATAAAATATTCAGCCGAttgtttttgcaaaacaattttgcaaatattattattttatttatttatttatatatatatatatatcttggtATATTACTAGTATcaatgaaatcaaagaaagtgGTAAACATGACTTGttcttgaaaaatgaaaaataaaaataaatgatttagtCTATAACATTATCTTTCAAACCCACCTATAATTGCTTAACTATTTTCGAATCAAACGGTTTTCGTAGCTTAATGAGTATTATCTCAAATTAAATTCTAATAATTGCTTCGACAATGTATCCAACTAAGGCACTCTACTTAACTTACACCACCCTACTTAAACTACATTTATTTCTATTACTTAAACTACTTTAGTTGAGTCAATAATACGATCTCTGATAATACTCACAAATGTTACGTATTTCGAATTCAAAATTAATCGACAATGTAGCAATCAATTAGTGTCTCTTACATATGACTTCATTCTATCTATTTTATATGTGAGGTTTTTTGACGTCTTTTTGAAATAATAGTTCTTATCAGTTCatcttggaaaaaaaacatatagaacAATATCGGATCAACTAATTAAACGTTTATTTCTGTTACATTTTGTAGGATTTCATTGAATAAATAGTCATAAATTAATAGttgtaaaattttgaattccTAATTATAACATTTgcttaatttttatatagattcATTACTACGGTGCCTTTACATAACAGTATAGCACATGCACCTAGCCTCTGTTACCATATAggaaattaattatatttcacACGGAACACTTTTTGACAGTATGCACCTAccctctattttgtttttataaatcaaacctcatttgtttataataaatatgctttctatttttataatcaGTCAAACCATATATATCTTATAGATATAGTGTTTTTTCCGTCATGTTTGAATTGTGCATCGAGTTGcaagtttagggttttatttaatgtttgtttatttatagtGGAAAGACTGTTAATTATTACTTTGTAGTTTGTTCAAAAAATCTATTTCGAATTTATATACTAGACcataaatgtatttaatcaatattattattaggcATTTTTTAGGCATGTTAAATGCTAGATGTGTAATGTCCTGTTTGAAAATGAACATTGTGTAAATAGTTTAATCgcctcttttttcttttatcagcTGTATGCCTGTAtctaacaatatatataattcatacTTTCATCATCactagttttaaaataaaataaaaaaacaatttgatttaACTATAAGAAATGAAAACCGTAGATGATCTTAAATAcaattacataaataaaaaaacgagTAATTTCAAGTTCGAAAATTAGCTCTTTAGATTTTAGTATGGGGCAGCTGGACCAATTTTCGGTCTTATGTAAAATTCATATGACTTATAGGTTCAGGGAGATTAATCTACTAAATACTAGTATAGTGTAATTTATATGCATGATAAGTAAAAACAATGATGAAAGTAATACCGTTGGGAGGTTGCATGTCGTGTTCCAGTAGTCCACACATTAGCTTCTCGTAAGATCGTATGGAGTGTTAGCTATTCTCGTATATGTTGGTTTGAGAGAATGTATACGTAAAGGACCTTGTTCCCTTTGCAATCGTAAAAGCTTTGGGGGAACCTTGCAGTAAAAATCTCTCATGGCTAATTTGATTCCACATCCCTATGTCAGCAAGTTGCTTTCCTTCATGCCGATTAAATCACCTTCCATGAGAATATACCTTATTTTATTCCTTACCTGACTTCTAGAAAGATTTGGGAAGTTTTGTTGAGGATCATTCTAAACTTGATGTATGCTCTCTATCTTATATCCTTGAAACTATTGTTCGTTAGAGAGTTACAAAAGACTATGCATCTTCACGCAAATATTAAAACGGATAATTTGGTTCGGAAAATCAAATCCAAGCCGAATCACATCActtatgtaaacaacattCTACAATAATGGCTCTTTTAAGCTCTAATTAAAAgtggatgacaaaaaaaaagactatgCACCGAGAcgataagttttttttctacttcaaaacccaaatcttaTATCCAAAATCTAGTCTAATTATAATTATcagtatctatctatatataaaatttactaaatttggtaaaacaaTTCTAtggaaattattttatatattagttattatatattatttcttaccTCTTATAATTCCTTCGATAAATTCctattcaaattatttttaatccatttaataaaactaaatttcaaaatcaaaaaatgtattactacatttccaaaatttattactacatttccaaaatttattctatatacataaaataagcaatttatttatgtcaataaaagaaaaaaataaaatgacattAAAAGCAAAGAACATGACAAAAACCAGTAGATATCATTCCTAATTTAAGCAATCCCAAAAAGTTTTATCTGAGCGTGGATCACGCGCCTT from Arabidopsis thaliana chromosome 3, partial sequence includes these protein-coding regions:
- a CDS encoding hypothetical protein (DUF1216) (Protein of unknown function (DUF1216); LOCATED IN: endomembrane system; EXPRESSED IN: 9 plant structures; EXPRESSED DURING: L mature pollen stage, M germinated pollen stage, 4 anthesis, petal differentiation and expansion stage; CONTAINS InterPro DOMAIN/s: Protein of unknown function DUF1216 (InterPro:IPR009605); BEST Arabidopsis thaliana protein match is: Protein of unknown function (DUF1216) (TAIR:AT3G28780.1); Has 206629 Blast hits to 66457 proteins in 3054 species: Archae - 425; Bacteria - 97961; Metazoa - 34248; Fungi - 11436; Plants - 13647; Viruses - 2653; Other Eukaryotes - 46259 (source: NCBI BLink).), yielding MAKLSLALGLLLLLALSEVYEVQGSFLLRHYMRKFPRRSRDFRPFACRGMLKFVDVLELKCPLKPQYKSFFGNLRSYMNFINSASGSKNFDAELKGKAQGLFSAMSAMSGKGAASADSSKVMDTLLSMGKTLGTQQQSGSSVMSLGQRKEMIMSMAKWAQTIGQFVVSAAAKSGNKIDISSLGIDGIDASAAGAGDSTASGGVSATGTGSYGAGAGGSSASGSDTAAGGTTATGGTTAAGGSTAAGGTTASGAGTAGYGATAGGATASGAGTAAGGTTASDAGTAAGTTASGAGTAAGGTTAAGAGAAAGAGAAAGAGAAAGGTTAAGGVSGSYGSSGGSASNTNGGTSSCGTSACSNGGGASFKGAMNFQGKASSQSQQAASSQTSNGSS